One region of Xyrauchen texanus isolate HMW12.3.18 chromosome 11, RBS_HiC_50CHRs, whole genome shotgun sequence genomic DNA includes:
- the LOC127651237 gene encoding uncharacterized protein LOC127651237 — MSVFTRCLQNLPKIRISDVHRIVDAWSPAPTSKRDKGFKLYISSYLHNYKGDSGSLQEQVKQVGTMLKTFARTGQSGADQTLMLRRLGEFGDVVRSMDNKMLCCIISVPMCLLESYPCQGICYSPLDTQEDLALLDNNLRQDKELQQRFLRFLAIKCGRDLKTTVWRMLQSIFSNHLSINTTWTGVGDKACFRDMFLKTIVQRAIRKNPATQDVTDDAIQVNVTRYLKGASEHEGGKRRRTAERDPQPTP; from the exons atgtctgtttttactcgatgtctccagaatcttccgaaaatacgcatcagcgatgttcatcgcattgttgatgcctggtcccctgctccgacaagcaagagggacaagggctttaaactctacatatcgagttatctgcacaactacaagg gtgacagcggctcacttcaagagcaggtgaagcaagttgggacaatgttgaagacatttgctcgcactgggcaatcgg gtgcagatcaaaccctaatgctgcgacgtcttggagagtttggcgatgttgtgcgtagcatggacaacaaaatgctatgctgcatcatttcagtgccaatgtgtctgttggagagttatccctgccaggggatctgttactcccccctagacacccaggaagatttggcgttgcttgacaacaatttgaggcaggataaagagctccagcaacgattt cttcggtttttggcaatcaaatgtgggagggacctaaagacaaccgtgtggcgaatgcttcagagtatcttctctaatcacctttccatcaatacaacctggactggtgtaggggataaagcatgttttagagacatgttcctgaagaccattgttcaaa gagccatccggaagaacccggcaacccaggatgtcACTGATGatgcgatccaggttaacgttacgcgttacttgaaaggagcatctgaacatgaaggtggaaaaaggcgccgcacagctgagagggacccacagccgaccccttaa